A genome region from Coffea arabica cultivar ET-39 chromosome 7e, Coffea Arabica ET-39 HiFi, whole genome shotgun sequence includes the following:
- the LOC113701168 gene encoding probable serine/threonine-protein kinase PBL7 isoform X1: protein MVFSRSNCTNSIVPLRNSFSSKTSTLAAPDDDKYCDYYDDDEIKIKSLLYKMIWDFGLGCFIPHHRRRGSGKDEEEKDKGGNSLEHNKAWLLAESGGCGAELNSAEPQSVHSSFRFSFCSQVELESMNVMNKSSSATVLMVNLDNGVIDSKSRELKWKRIESLERSISPVAHYLIRFSYAEIVYATCNFSTGRVLGRGALSCVFRGRVGLLRTAVAIKRLDKEDKESSKAFCRELMIASSLHNPYIVPLVGFCIDPEEGLFLVYKYVSGGSLERYLHEKKRGVRGGPALPWSARYRVAVGIAEAISYLHNGTERCIVHRDIKPSNILLTSRKTPKLCDFGLATWTPAPSLPFLCKTVKGTFGYLAPEYFQHGKVSDKTDVYAFGVVLLELITGRKPIEAKRGPGEENLVLWAKPLVQQGPLEKLLDPRLKFTHKYSNRISQMVQAANACVNSEESRRPSIDEIVAILRGAKSNSLNRKKATSAANNFVGDCYSQLQQTKSEMKSHLALAMLGVSEFEEDDHLYCR, encoded by the exons ATGGTGTTTTCAAGAAGTAATTGCACTAACTCTATAGTCCCTCTGCGCAACTCATTTTCATCAAAGACTTCAACTTTGGCCGCCCCTGATGATGATAAATATTGTGATTACTATGATGATGATGAGATAAAAATCAAATCTTTATTGTATAAGATGATCTGGGATTTTGGTTTGGGTTGCTTTATTCCACATCACCGGCGGCGAGGTTCCGGCAAGGATGAGGAGGAGAAAGATAAGGGTGGGAACAGTTTGGAGCATAATAAGGCTTGGTTGCTTGCAGAGTCTGGTGGCTGTGGGGCAGAGTTGAATAGTGCTGAGCCTCAGTCAGTGCACTCCTCTTTCAGGTTCAGTTTTTGTTCTCAAGTTGAGCTTGAATCAATGAATGTGATGAACAAGTCTTCTTCTGCTACTGTTTTGATGGTGAATTTGGATAATGGGGTGATTGATTCCAAGTCTAGAGAGTTAAAGTGGAAGAGAATTGAGTCCCTTGAAAGGAGCATTTCTCCTGTGGCACATTATTTGATTAGGTTCAGCTATGCCGAAATCGTTTATGCAACTTGCAATTTTTCTACAG GTAGAGTTTTGGGTAGAGGTGCATTGAGCTGTGTTTTTAGAGGAAGAGTTGGACTTTTGAGGACTGCTGTGGCAATTAAGCGGTTGGATAAGGAAGACAAGGAATCTTCAAAGGCATTTTGCAGGGAATTGATGATTGCTAGTTCTCTCCACAACCCTTACATTGTTCCTCTTGTGGGTTTTTGCATTGATCCTGAGGAGGGTCTGTTTTTGGTCTACAAATATGTGTCTGGAGGAAGCTTGGAGCGATATTTACATG aaaagaaaaggggagtGAGGGGTGGTCCGGCACTTCCATGGTCTGCTAGATACAGGGTTGCTGTTGGTATTGCAGAGGCAATTAGTTATTTACATAATGGGACAGAAAGATGTATTGTTCATAGGGACATCAAGCCCTCAAACATCCTTCTTACTTCCAGGAAGACACCTAAG TTGTGTGACTTTGGATTAGCTACGTGGACTCCTGCACCCTCCTTGCCCTTCCTCTGCAAGACTGTGAAAGGAACATTCGG ATATTTAGCACCCGAGTATTTTCAGCACGGCAAGGTCTCTGATAAGACCGATGTATATGCCTTTGGGGTTGTCCTTTTGGAACTCATCACCGGCAGGAAACCTATCGAGGCAAAAAGAGGACCCGGAGAAGAAAATTTGGTTTTATGG GCAAAACCATTAGTGCAACAAGGGCCCCTAGAAAAGTTGCTGGATCCACGACTCAAGTTCACTCACAAGTACTCGAATCGGATATCCCAGATGGTTCAAGCAGCGAATGCGTGTGTAAACAGCGAAGAATCCCGCAGGCCCAGCATTGATGAGATTGTTGCAATATTAAGAGGAGCAAAGTCCAATAGCTTAAACAGAAAGAAAGCTACTTCGGCGGCTAACAATTTTGTCGGTGACTGTTACTCTCAATTGCAGCAGACAAAAAGTGAAATGAAGAGTCATTTAGCTTTAGCTATGCTTGGAGTTTCAGAGTTTGAGGAAGATGATCATCTGTACTGCAGGTGA
- the LOC113701168 gene encoding probable serine/threonine-protein kinase PBL7 isoform X2, with protein MVFSRSNCTNSIVPLRNSFSSKTSTLAAPDDDKYCDYYDDDEIKIKSLLYKMIWDFGLGCFIPHHRRRGSGKDEEEKDKGGNSLEHNKAWLLAESGGCGAELNSAEPQSVHSSFRFSFCSQVELESMNVMNKSSSATVLMVNLDNGVIDSKSRELKWKRIESLERSISPVAHYLIRFSYAEIVYATCNFSTGRVLGRGALSCVFRGRVGLLRTAVAIKRLDKEDKESSKAFCRELMIASSLHNPYIVPLVGFCIDPEEGLFLVYKYVSGGSLERYLHEKKRGVRGGPALPWSARYRVAVGIAEAISYLHNGTERCIVHRDIKPSNILLTSRKTPKLCDFGLATWTPAPSLPFLCKTVKGTFGYLAPEYFQHGKVSDKTDVYAFGVVLLELITGRKPIEAKRGPGEENLVLWVIGPSVITIGYCQDLISMSVGRVCQGMLGARSTNAVNLDEGRKQISFNSLLFLFS; from the exons ATGGTGTTTTCAAGAAGTAATTGCACTAACTCTATAGTCCCTCTGCGCAACTCATTTTCATCAAAGACTTCAACTTTGGCCGCCCCTGATGATGATAAATATTGTGATTACTATGATGATGATGAGATAAAAATCAAATCTTTATTGTATAAGATGATCTGGGATTTTGGTTTGGGTTGCTTTATTCCACATCACCGGCGGCGAGGTTCCGGCAAGGATGAGGAGGAGAAAGATAAGGGTGGGAACAGTTTGGAGCATAATAAGGCTTGGTTGCTTGCAGAGTCTGGTGGCTGTGGGGCAGAGTTGAATAGTGCTGAGCCTCAGTCAGTGCACTCCTCTTTCAGGTTCAGTTTTTGTTCTCAAGTTGAGCTTGAATCAATGAATGTGATGAACAAGTCTTCTTCTGCTACTGTTTTGATGGTGAATTTGGATAATGGGGTGATTGATTCCAAGTCTAGAGAGTTAAAGTGGAAGAGAATTGAGTCCCTTGAAAGGAGCATTTCTCCTGTGGCACATTATTTGATTAGGTTCAGCTATGCCGAAATCGTTTATGCAACTTGCAATTTTTCTACAG GTAGAGTTTTGGGTAGAGGTGCATTGAGCTGTGTTTTTAGAGGAAGAGTTGGACTTTTGAGGACTGCTGTGGCAATTAAGCGGTTGGATAAGGAAGACAAGGAATCTTCAAAGGCATTTTGCAGGGAATTGATGATTGCTAGTTCTCTCCACAACCCTTACATTGTTCCTCTTGTGGGTTTTTGCATTGATCCTGAGGAGGGTCTGTTTTTGGTCTACAAATATGTGTCTGGAGGAAGCTTGGAGCGATATTTACATG aaaagaaaaggggagtGAGGGGTGGTCCGGCACTTCCATGGTCTGCTAGATACAGGGTTGCTGTTGGTATTGCAGAGGCAATTAGTTATTTACATAATGGGACAGAAAGATGTATTGTTCATAGGGACATCAAGCCCTCAAACATCCTTCTTACTTCCAGGAAGACACCTAAG TTGTGTGACTTTGGATTAGCTACGTGGACTCCTGCACCCTCCTTGCCCTTCCTCTGCAAGACTGTGAAAGGAACATTCGG ATATTTAGCACCCGAGTATTTTCAGCACGGCAAGGTCTCTGATAAGACCGATGTATATGCCTTTGGGGTTGTCCTTTTGGAACTCATCACCGGCAGGAAACCTATCGAGGCAAAAAGAGGACCCGGAGAAGAAAATTTGGTTTTATGG GTAATTGGTCCCTCTGTAATAACTATTGGGTATTGTCAAGATTTGATCAGCATGTCTGTTGGGCGTGTATGCCAAGGAATGTTAGGTGCAAGGTCAACAAACGCAGTGAATTTGGACGAGGGGAGAAAGCAAATAAGTTTCAACTCTTTGTTGTTCCTATTTTCTTAG